The following proteins come from a genomic window of Nautilia profundicola AmH:
- a CDS encoding 2-oxoglutarate ferredoxin oxidoreductase subunit beta, translating to MAFNYDYYLRTDKMPTLWCWGCGDGIIMKAMIRAFAKLGWDKNDICVVSGIGCSGRFSSYIDANTVHTTHGRTVAYATGIKLANPDKHVIVVAGDGDGLAIGGNHTIHGCRRNIDLNFVLINNFIYGLTNSQVSPTTPKGAWSVTTQYGNIDPTFDPAELAKGAGATFIGRESVAEAQKLERLFVKGFQHKGFSFFDIHSNCHVNFGRKNKLAQAKQNMDWIEGNLIPKNKWDKLSPEEQYELKKQGKFPRGILHHVEEPEYCEEYYKLIDRVRGN from the coding sequence ATGGCATTTAATTACGATTATTATTTAAGAACAGACAAAATGCCAACACTATGGTGTTGGGGATGTGGTGACGGTATTATTATGAAAGCAATGATTAGAGCTTTCGCAAAACTTGGATGGGATAAAAACGATATCTGTGTTGTATCTGGAATCGGATGTTCAGGAAGATTTTCAAGTTATATTGACGCGAACACTGTTCATACGACACACGGAAGAACTGTAGCATACGCAACAGGAATCAAACTTGCAAACCCTGATAAACACGTTATCGTTGTTGCTGGTGACGGTGACGGACTTGCAATCGGTGGTAACCATACAATTCACGGATGTAGAAGAAATATTGACCTAAACTTCGTATTAATCAATAACTTCATCTACGGTCTTACAAACAGCCAGGTTTCACCAACTACTCCAAAAGGTGCATGGTCAGTAACAACTCAGTACGGAAACATTGACCCGACTTTTGACCCGGCAGAGCTTGCTAAAGGTGCAGGGGCTACATTTATCGGTAGAGAAAGCGTTGCAGAAGCTCAAAAACTTGAAAGATTATTTGTAAAAGGTTTCCAACATAAAGGATTCAGTTTCTTTGATATTCATTCAAACTGCCACGTAAACTTCGGTAGAAAAAATAAATTAGCTCAAGCTAAACAAAACATGGATTGGATCGAAGGTAACTTGATTCCTAAAAACAAATGGGATAAATTAAGCCCTGAAGAGCAATATGAACTTAAAAAACAAGGTAAATTCCCAAGAGGTATCCTACATCACGTAGAAGAGCCTGAGTACTGTGAAGAATACTACAAACTAATCGACAGAGTAAGGGGCAACTAA
- a CDS encoding 2-oxoglutarate synthase subunit alpha has translation MPREIVSTGNQLAALAAIDAGCRFFGGYPITPSSEVAHEMSKLLPKVGGQFIQMEDEIAGISVALGASMSGVKSMTNTSGPGISLKAEQIGLAFIAEVPLVITNVMRGGPSTGLPTRPQQGDILQAQAPTHGDYQSITLCAGSLEECYTETVRAFNLAERFMTPVFVLLDETLGHMVGKAELPDLEEVQKNIVNRRVFEGDPAEYKPYDVPQDEPAILNPFFKGYRYHVTGLHHGPTGFPTEDAVLCQNLIDRLFNKILAHKDEIESYEEFMLDDADIAVIAYGSVSLSVKEAIKELRKEGIKVGLFRPITLWPSPEEKIAEVCKKFDKVLVTEMNKGQYIKEIERVSGRRDFETLFKANGRPISPAEIKAKLKEMV, from the coding sequence ATGCCAAGAGAAATAGTAAGTACAGGAAACCAGCTGGCAGCATTAGCGGCGATTGATGCTGGATGTAGATTTTTTGGTGGTTATCCTATTACACCATCAAGTGAAGTTGCACATGAAATGAGTAAACTTCTACCAAAAGTTGGTGGTCAATTTATCCAAATGGAAGATGAAATTGCAGGTATTTCAGTTGCACTTGGTGCAAGTATGAGTGGTGTTAAGTCTATGACAAACACATCAGGACCTGGTATTTCACTTAAAGCTGAGCAAATAGGTTTAGCATTTATCGCAGAAGTTCCGCTTGTAATTACAAACGTTATGAGAGGTGGTCCAAGTACAGGTCTTCCAACAAGACCACAACAGGGTGATATCCTTCAGGCACAAGCACCGACTCACGGTGATTATCAGTCAATTACTCTATGTGCTGGAAGCCTTGAAGAGTGTTATACTGAAACAGTAAGAGCGTTTAACCTTGCTGAAAGATTTATGACTCCTGTATTTGTGTTACTTGACGAAACACTTGGGCACATGGTAGGTAAAGCTGAGCTTCCTGATCTTGAAGAAGTACAGAAAAATATTGTAAACAGAAGAGTGTTCGAAGGTGATCCTGCAGAATATAAACCATATGATGTTCCTCAAGATGAGCCGGCAATTCTTAATCCGTTCTTTAAAGGGTACAGATATCACGTAACAGGATTACACCACGGACCAACTGGATTCCCAACTGAAGATGCGGTACTTTGTCAAAATCTGATTGACAGACTGTTTAATAAAATTTTAGCTCATAAAGATGAGATTGAAAGTTATGAAGAATTTATGCTTGACGATGCTGATATTGCAGTAATCGCATACGGAAGTGTGTCACTTTCTGTAAAAGAAGCTATTAAAGAACTTAGAAAAGAAGGTATTAAAGTAGGACTGTTCAGACCTATTACATTATGGCCGTCTCCGGAAGAAAAAATTGCGGAAGTATGCAAAAAATTCGACAAAGTTCTTGTAACTGAAATGAACAAAGGTCAGTATATTAAAGAAATCGAAAGAGTAAGCGGAAGAAGAGATTTCGAAACTCTATTCAAAGCAAACGGTAGACCTATAAGCCCGGCAGAAATAAAAGCAAAATTAAAAGAAATGGTATAA
- a CDS encoding 4Fe-4S binding protein, producing the protein MALNVDFKIPAPENTPVWVDESKCKSCELCVDFCPTGVLEMVPDPHNILGQMVKVTHPEYCIGCKECELECPDFCIFVAERDEYKFKKLNEVKKLKGEA; encoded by the coding sequence ATGGCATTAAATGTAGATTTTAAAATTCCAGCACCGGAAAATACGCCGGTATGGGTTGATGAAAGTAAATGTAAAAGTTGTGAATTATGTGTAGATTTCTGTCCTACAGGTGTTCTTGAAATGGTACCGGATCCGCATAATATTTTAGGGCAAATGGTAAAAGTAACACATCCTGAATATTGTATCGGTTGTAAAGAGTGTGAACTTGAATGTCCGGATTTTTGTATATTTGTGGCAGAGAGAGATGAATATAAATTTAAAAAATTAAATGAAGTTAAAAAGTTAAAAGGAGAAGCGTAA
- the sucD gene encoding succinate--CoA ligase subunit alpha has product MSILVNKDTKVIVQGFTGKEGTFHAEQCMAYGTQIVGGVTPNKGGMTHLGKPVFNTVEDAVKATGATVSMIFVPPAFVADAVMEAADAGIELAVIITEGAPVKDMMYAKHYAQKKGMNTIGPNCPGIITAEECKIGIMPGNIFKKGNVGLISKSGTLTYEASNQVVKEGFGITTAVGIGGDPIIGLSYKQLLPMFEADPETEAIVMIGEIGGDLEIQAAKLIKEQISKPVVAFIAGQTAPKGKRMGHAGAIISGSKGTAAEKMAALEEAGVYVVKSPADIGATVAKALKEKK; this is encoded by the coding sequence ATGAGTATTTTGGTAAATAAAGACACAAAAGTAATCGTTCAAGGATTTACTGGTAAAGAAGGTACTTTCCACGCTGAACAATGTATGGCATACGGAACACAAATCGTAGGTGGTGTTACGCCAAATAAAGGTGGTATGACTCATCTTGGAAAACCTGTATTCAATACTGTTGAAGATGCTGTAAAAGCAACAGGTGCGACAGTTAGTATGATTTTCGTTCCTCCTGCATTCGTTGCAGATGCGGTAATGGAAGCGGCAGATGCGGGAATCGAACTTGCTGTAATTATTACAGAAGGTGCACCTGTTAAAGATATGATGTACGCTAAACATTATGCACAGAAAAAGGGAATGAACACAATCGGGCCAAACTGTCCTGGTATTATTACTGCTGAAGAGTGTAAAATAGGAATTATGCCTGGTAACATCTTTAAAAAAGGAAACGTTGGTCTTATTTCTAAATCTGGTACATTAACTTACGAAGCAAGTAACCAGGTAGTAAAAGAAGGATTCGGAATCACTACTGCCGTTGGTATCGGTGGAGACCCGATTATCGGTCTTAGCTACAAACAATTACTTCCAATGTTTGAAGCTGATCCTGAGACTGAAGCAATCGTAATGATCGGTGAAATCGGTGGAGATCTTGAAATTCAGGCAGCAAAACTTATTAAAGAACAGATTAGTAAGCCTGTAGTTGCGTTTATTGCAGGACAAACTGCTCCTAAAGGAAAAAGAATGGGGCACGCTGGTGCAATTATCAGTGGAAGTAAAGGTACTGCAGCTGAGAAAATGGCAGCACTTGAAGAAGCAGGGGTGTATGTAGTGAAATCTCCTGCAGATATCGGTGCGACAGTAGCGAAAGCTCTTAAAGAGAAAAAATAA
- the sucC gene encoding ADP-forming succinate--CoA ligase subunit beta — protein MNIHEYQAKEIFRKYGVPTPRGGVAFTGPEARRVAEELGGNLWVVKAQIHAGGRGKAGGVKLAKSLDEVEKIAEEMLGMTLVTHQTGPEGKVVKKVYIEEGADIKDELYLGMVLDRALEMPVMMASTEGGMEIEEVAEKTPEKIIKVAIDPAIGFQPFHARKLAFGLGLPKDEQREFIKFASALYNVYMDNDAEMIEINPLIKTGDGKFLALDAKMGFDDNALYKHPEIAEMRDLDEEEPTEVEAKKYGLSYIKLDGNVGCMVNGAGLAMATMDIIKHEGGEPANFLDVGGGANPDTVAKGFEIILSDPNVKSIFVNIFGGIVRCDRIANGILQATEKVEVNVPVIVRLDGTNAEEAAEILRNANIKNIIPAENLKDGAKKAVAAAKGEL, from the coding sequence ATGAATATACATGAATATCAAGCAAAAGAGATATTTAGAAAATACGGTGTGCCTACACCAAGAGGTGGAGTGGCATTTACTGGTCCTGAAGCGAGAAGAGTTGCTGAAGAACTTGGTGGAAATTTATGGGTTGTAAAAGCTCAGATTCATGCAGGTGGTAGAGGTAAAGCTGGTGGTGTAAAGCTCGCTAAAAGCCTTGACGAAGTAGAAAAAATAGCTGAAGAAATGCTTGGAATGACACTTGTTACCCATCAGACTGGTCCTGAAGGTAAAGTGGTAAAAAAAGTATATATTGAAGAAGGTGCAGACATCAAAGACGAACTATATCTTGGTATGGTACTTGATAGAGCACTTGAAATGCCTGTAATGATGGCATCTACTGAAGGTGGTATGGAAATTGAAGAAGTGGCTGAAAAAACACCTGAAAAAATTATTAAAGTTGCAATTGATCCTGCAATCGGATTCCAGCCGTTCCATGCAAGAAAATTAGCGTTTGGTCTTGGACTTCCAAAAGACGAACAAAGAGAATTTATTAAATTTGCAAGCGCACTATATAACGTTTATATGGATAATGATGCTGAAATGATTGAAATTAATCCTCTAATCAAAACTGGTGACGGTAAATTCCTTGCACTTGACGCTAAAATGGGATTTGACGATAACGCACTATATAAACATCCTGAAATTGCTGAAATGAGAGACTTAGATGAAGAAGAACCTACTGAGGTAGAAGCTAAAAAATACGGACTAAGTTACATTAAACTTGACGGAAACGTGGGATGTATGGTTAACGGTGCAGGACTTGCTATGGCTACAATGGATATTATTAAACATGAAGGGGGAGAGCCGGCAAACTTCTTAGACGTTGGTGGTGGAGCTAACCCTGATACGGTTGCTAAAGGTTTTGAAATTATCCTAAGTGATCCAAATGTAAAATCAATATTCGTTAACATCTTTGGAGGTATCGTTAGATGTGACAGAATTGCAAACGGTATTTTACAAGCAACTGAAAAAGTAGAAGTAAACGTTCCTGTAATCGTAAGACTTGACGGAACAAACGCAGAGGAAGCTGCTGAAATTCTTAGAAATGCAAATATTAAAAACATTATCCCTGCTGAAAATTTAAAAGACGGTGCTAAAAAAGCTGTTGCTGCTGCGAAAGGAGAGTTATAA
- a CDS encoding Fe-S-containing hydro-lyase — protein MAEYRLKTPLSDADVEQLKAGDIVYLTGVIYTARDAAHKRLVDLIEKGEELPFDLKGSVIYFVGPTPPKPGDPIGSAGPTTSYRMDSYSPILIKHGQKGMIGKGKRNEAVKEACKKYKAVYFGATGGAGALLAQRIKSAEVIAYPELGPEAIRKLEVEDLPVVVVNDCYGNDLYEQGRKEWEQK, from the coding sequence ATGGCTGAATATAGATTAAAAACTCCTCTAAGTGATGCAGACGTAGAACAACTTAAAGCCGGAGATATCGTATATCTTACAGGTGTGATTTATACTGCAAGAGATGCAGCTCACAAAAGACTTGTTGATTTAATAGAAAAAGGTGAAGAGTTACCGTTTGATTTAAAAGGTAGTGTAATTTACTTCGTAGGACCAACTCCTCCAAAACCTGGTGATCCTATCGGAAGTGCAGGACCTACAACAAGCTATAGAATGGATAGTTATTCTCCTATTCTTATTAAACACGGGCAAAAGGGAATGATCGGTAAAGGTAAAAGAAACGAAGCGGTAAAAGAAGCTTGTAAAAAATATAAAGCAGTATATTTCGGGGCGACCGGAGGTGCCGGAGCGCTTCTTGCACAAAGAATCAAGTCTGCTGAAGTTATCGCATATCCGGAACTTGGACCTGAAGCGATCAGAAAGTTAGAAGTTGAAGACCTTCCTGTTGTAGTAGTTAACGATTGTTATGGTAATGACTTATACGAGCAGGGAAGAAAAGAGTGGGAACAAAAATAA
- a CDS encoding fumarate hydratase has translation MRVVKYDDIVKSIRDMIIYSTTHLAPDMLEALKKAYEEEKSEVSKAVLKQLLENAEIAEKEWKPLCQDTGLAIYFVKVGEDVKVEGGTLKDAIYEGTRKGYEEGYLRASTCDCFTRANLKDKAGYNLPPVIYFDLVPGDKIEIEYAAKGGGSENVSRATVLAPAQGKPGIKEFVKKVVSDAGPNPCPPLVVGVGIGGSFDMAAVMSKHALFRSIGTENPDPEMAEFEAELKEELNKLGIGAMGMGGTQTVLAVHIETYENRMCHIASLPVAVNIQCHSSRHSHITI, from the coding sequence ATGAGAGTAGTTAAATATGACGATATCGTAAAATCTATTAGAGATATGATTATCTACTCAACAACTCACTTGGCTCCCGATATGCTTGAAGCACTTAAAAAAGCATATGAAGAGGAAAAAAGTGAAGTTAGTAAAGCTGTGTTAAAACAGCTATTAGAAAATGCTGAAATTGCTGAAAAAGAGTGGAAACCATTATGTCAGGATACCGGTCTTGCAATTTATTTCGTAAAAGTCGGTGAAGATGTAAAGGTTGAAGGCGGTACACTTAAAGATGCTATTTATGAAGGGACAAGAAAAGGTTATGAAGAAGGATATTTAAGAGCTTCTACATGTGACTGTTTTACAAGAGCAAACCTAAAAGATAAAGCTGGATATAACTTACCGCCGGTAATTTATTTCGATTTGGTTCCAGGTGATAAAATAGAAATTGAATATGCTGCAAAAGGTGGAGGAAGTGAAAACGTATCGCGTGCAACGGTTCTTGCTCCTGCTCAGGGTAAACCTGGAATTAAAGAGTTTGTTAAAAAAGTTGTAAGTGATGCAGGTCCGAATCCTTGTCCGCCGTTAGTAGTTGGTGTTGGAATTGGTGGTAGCTTTGACATGGCTGCAGTTATGAGTAAACATGCACTCTTTAGAAGTATCGGTACTGAAAATCCTGATCCGGAAATGGCAGAGTTTGAAGCAGAACTGAAAGAAGAATTAAACAAATTAGGAATCGGTGCTATGGGTATGGGAGGAACACAAACTGTTCTCGCTGTTCATATAGAAACATATGAAAACAGAATGTGTCATATAGCATCACTGCCAGTTGCGGTAAATATACAATGTCATAGTTCAAGACATTCACATATAACTATTTAA
- the mdh gene encoding malate dehydrogenase, with the protein MSNKVSIVGAGNVGSIVAYSLAMQGLAHEIILVDRDTDRAKGKALDMSHAASAVRSHSIVRAAESYEDVRGSKVVVITAGFPRKPGMTREDLLFKNAEIMKDVVTQVKEVAPDAILIVVSNPLDAMTYTALKVSGFPKNRVIGMAGILDSARMAYFIYEKLGYGAGQIRASVIGGHGDFMVPLPKYSTVAGVPLSDLLSQKEIDEVVERTKKAGAEIVGYLKTGSAYFAPGKSTAIMVEAILKDSKQIFPCAAYLDGEYGYKDIVNGVPVMIGKDGAEKVIEVTLDPCEKELFRKSVGAVKEMVDILNKDFLKEEK; encoded by the coding sequence ATGTCTAATAAAGTATCAATTGTAGGTGCAGGAAATGTCGGAAGTATTGTTGCTTATTCTCTTGCAATGCAAGGGCTTGCTCATGAAATTATTTTAGTTGACAGAGATACTGATAGAGCTAAAGGTAAAGCACTTGATATGTCTCATGCGGCAAGTGCTGTGAGAAGCCATTCCATTGTAAGAGCAGCTGAAAGTTATGAAGATGTCAGAGGGAGTAAAGTTGTAGTTATTACTGCAGGATTTCCGAGAAAACCCGGAATGACAAGAGAAGATCTACTTTTCAAAAATGCTGAAATTATGAAAGATGTTGTAACTCAGGTAAAAGAAGTAGCTCCCGATGCGATTTTGATCGTTGTATCAAACCCTCTTGACGCCATGACTTATACCGCGTTAAAAGTATCAGGCTTTCCTAAAAACAGAGTAATCGGAATGGCTGGTATTCTTGACAGTGCAAGAATGGCTTATTTCATATATGAAAAACTTGGATACGGTGCCGGACAGATCAGGGCGAGTGTAATAGGCGGACACGGTGATTTTATGGTGCCTCTTCCAAAGTATTCGACAGTAGCCGGTGTTCCTTTAAGTGATCTTTTAAGTCAAAAAGAGATTGATGAAGTTGTTGAAAGAACAAAAAAAGCCGGTGCTGAGATTGTAGGATATCTTAAAACGGGAAGCGCATATTTCGCACCCGGAAAATCAACTGCGATAATGGTTGAAGCAATTCTTAAAGACTCTAAACAAATATTCCCTTGTGCAGCGTATCTTGACGGAGAATACGGATATAAAGACATCGTAAATGGTGTACCTGTAATGATAGGTAAAGACGGTGCCGAAAAAGTTATCGAAGTAACACTTGATCCGTGTGAAAAAGAACTGTTCAGAAAAAGCGTTGGCGCTGTAAAAGAGATGGTGGATATATTAAACAAAGATTTTTTAAAGGAAGAAAAATGA
- a CDS encoding NADP-dependent isocitrate dehydrogenase, whose product MANPTIVWTKIDEAPYLATFSLLPIMEAFTKDANINWELRDISLAGRVIAEFSDMLPENLRQFDELAYLGELVKKPEANVIKLPNISASVPQLVATIKELQSQGYPLPDFPEEPQNAEEEKIKLKYLKCVGSNVNPVLREGNSDRRLAEPVKNYAKMHPHSMKPVSPDSKSYVAHMEKRDFYETEQSFTSDKDQTVKIVFEDNAGNKKELKEVPVEAGEVFSAATLNVDELSKFFEKVINEAKEKDILFSLHVKGTMMKVSDPTFFDYAIRVYYKKLFDKFGKELEEIGFNPRNGLADLYSKLDKLPEEKKKAILDTIDEIYKEQPRQYMVDSDNGITNLHRPNDVIIDASIPATIKNGLKGWGPDGEVEDLVITVPDRTYARMYKEIVADIVKNGQFDPTKIGTVQNVGLMAKKAEEYGSHDKTFFAPTDGKFLVLDGEGKTLFTFEVGKGDVFRAYSAKDIAIKDWIRLAVERAKDSGLPIVFWLDSNRAHDAQLIRKVLKYMPEYDLEGVEYHIMAPEKAMRFTLRRFRNGEGTISVTGNVLRDYLTDLFPIIEVGTSARTLSIVPLLAGGGLYETGAGGSAPKHVEQFIKEGHLRWDSLGEFLATVESLKLARKQGANEKSEIIADALNRAVGKYLENDKTPKRKVGQLDNRGSHFYLAKYWAEELANCGDSELEAKFKPIAKELNANEEKILAEIAAAEGKPADIEGYFHPNEEKVAKYMRPSETFNKIIDALR is encoded by the coding sequence ATGGCAAATCCTACAATCGTATGGACAAAGATTGACGAAGCACCATACTTGGCTACATTCAGCTTACTTCCGATTATGGAAGCATTCACAAAAGATGCAAATATTAATTGGGAGCTAAGAGATATTTCTCTTGCAGGAAGGGTAATTGCGGAATTTTCTGACATGCTACCTGAAAACCTTAGACAGTTCGATGAACTTGCATATCTTGGTGAATTAGTAAAAAAACCTGAAGCAAACGTAATTAAACTTCCAAATATTTCAGCTTCAGTACCGCAGCTTGTTGCAACAATCAAAGAACTTCAGTCTCAAGGATACCCTCTACCGGATTTCCCTGAAGAGCCTCAAAATGCTGAAGAAGAAAAAATCAAACTTAAATACCTAAAATGCGTTGGTTCAAACGTTAACCCGGTACTTAGAGAAGGTAACTCTGACAGAAGACTTGCAGAGCCTGTTAAAAATTACGCAAAAATGCATCCGCACAGCATGAAACCTGTAAGTCCGGATAGCAAATCTTACGTTGCTCACATGGAAAAAAGAGACTTCTATGAAACTGAGCAGAGCTTTACAAGCGATAAAGACCAGACTGTAAAAATTGTATTCGAAGACAACGCTGGAAACAAAAAAGAACTTAAAGAAGTTCCAGTAGAAGCTGGAGAAGTATTCTCAGCAGCGACTCTAAACGTTGATGAGCTAAGCAAATTCTTTGAAAAAGTAATCAACGAAGCAAAAGAAAAAGACATTCTGTTCTCTTTACACGTTAAGGGAACAATGATGAAAGTATCTGATCCTACTTTCTTTGACTATGCGATCAGAGTATATTACAAAAAACTTTTCGACAAATTCGGTAAAGAACTTGAAGAAATCGGATTCAACCCAAGAAACGGTTTAGCAGATTTATATTCAAAACTTGACAAATTACCTGAAGAGAAGAAAAAAGCGATTCTTGACACAATCGATGAAATCTATAAAGAACAGCCAAGACAATACATGGTTGATAGCGACAACGGTATTACAAACCTACACAGACCAAACGACGTTATTATTGACGCATCTATTCCTGCGACAATCAAAAACGGTCTTAAAGGTTGGGGACCAGACGGTGAAGTAGAAGATTTAGTAATTACTGTACCTGACAGAACTTACGCAAGAATGTACAAAGAAATCGTAGCTGACATCGTTAAAAACGGACAGTTCGACCCTACTAAAATCGGTACTGTTCAAAACGTAGGTCTTATGGCTAAAAAAGCTGAAGAATACGGAAGCCACGACAAAACATTCTTCGCACCGACTGACGGTAAATTCCTTGTACTTGACGGTGAAGGAAAAACTCTATTCACTTTCGAAGTTGGAAAAGGTGACGTATTCAGAGCATACAGCGCAAAAGATATTGCAATTAAAGACTGGATCAGACTTGCAGTTGAAAGAGCGAAAGACAGTGGTCTTCCAATTGTATTCTGGCTTGACAGCAACAGAGCACACGACGCTCAACTAATCAGAAAAGTTCTAAAATATATGCCTGAATATGATCTTGAAGGTGTTGAGTATCATATTATGGCTCCTGAAAAAGCGATGAGATTTACATTAAGAAGATTCAGAAACGGTGAAGGTACTATTTCTGTAACTGGTAACGTATTAAGAGATTACTTAACTGACTTATTCCCGATTATCGAAGTTGGTACAAGTGCAAGAACATTATCAATCGTTCCATTACTTGCTGGTGGTGGATTATATGAAACAGGTGCTGGTGGGTCTGCTCCTAAACACGTTGAGCAGTTTATTAAAGAAGGTCACTTAAGATGGGATTCATTAGGTGAATTCTTAGCAACTGTTGAATCACTTAAGTTAGCAAGAAAACAGGGTGCAAACGAAAAATCTGAAATTATCGCGGACGCATTAAACAGAGCCGTAGGTAAATACCTTGAAAACGACAAAACACCAAAAAGAAAAGTTGGTCAGCTTGACAACAGAGGAAGCCACTTCTATTTAGCTAAATACTGGGCTGAAGAACTTGCAAACTGTGGTGACAGCGAACTTGAAGCTAAATTCAAACCGATTGCTAAAGAACTTAACGCAAACGAAGAAAAAATCTTAGCTGAAATCGCTGCAGCTGAAGGTAAACCGGCTGACATCGAAGGATACTTCCATCCGAATGAAGAAAAAGTAGCTAAATATATGAGACCAAGCGAAACATTCAATAAAATCATAGATGCTTTAAGATAA
- the mltG gene encoding endolytic transglycosylase MltG, whose protein sequence is MNKKSIIVKIIAFIEFLLVCTIFVLFYLTRNVYSHRVIYIPTGSVNYTINSLQKRGYNVGFIDKIFLYIIGSPQAGWIDLKKEKLTKLDFLYKLTTSKAALVKVTIIPGETTYFVYKILEKKLKIPNINCGFEEGFLKPDTYFLPIGMKKERVCKFLSLKSMNYHKEISKKIFGKFEYDKYKKYLIIASIIQKEAANVAEMKKVSAVIYNRMKKHMKLQMDGSLNYGKYSHEKITPNRIKNDMSRYNTYRYYGLPEEPVCIPSRDAIIAAIFPEKSNYLYFVKCGKNHLFATTYKQHMRNIKRCKK, encoded by the coding sequence ATGAATAAAAAAAGTATTATCGTAAAAATTATAGCTTTTATAGAGTTTTTACTTGTTTGCACTATATTTGTCCTTTTTTATTTAACAAGAAACGTTTATTCTCACAGAGTTATATATATACCTACCGGTAGTGTTAATTATACAATAAATTCACTTCAAAAAAGAGGTTATAACGTTGGATTTATCGATAAAATTTTTTTATATATTATCGGTTCTCCTCAAGCAGGATGGATAGATTTAAAAAAAGAAAAACTGACTAAATTAGATTTTTTATATAAATTAACCACATCAAAAGCGGCATTGGTTAAAGTTACAATTATTCCGGGTGAAACCACATATTTTGTTTATAAGATATTAGAAAAAAAATTAAAAATTCCTAATATCAACTGTGGTTTCGAAGAAGGGTTTTTAAAACCGGATACATATTTCTTGCCTATAGGTATGAAAAAAGAAAGGGTTTGTAAATTTTTAAGCCTAAAGTCTATGAATTACCATAAGGAAATAAGTAAAAAAATTTTTGGTAAGTTTGAGTATGATAAATATAAAAAATATTTAATAATAGCGAGTATAATTCAAAAAGAAGCTGCTAATGTTGCAGAAATGAAAAAAGTAAGTGCTGTAATATATAATAGGATGAAAAAGCATATGAAACTACAAATGGACGGCAGTTTAAACTACGGAAAATATTCACATGAAAAAATAACTCCGAACAGAATAAAAAACGATATGAGCAGATACAATACATACAGATATTACGGTTTGCCGGAAGAACCGGTTTGCATACCGAGTCGTGATGCCATTATTGCCGCAATATTTCCGGAAAAATCAAATTATCTATATTTTGTAAAATGCGGCAAGAATCACCTTTTTGCAACTACATACAAACAGCATATGAGAAATATTAAAAGATGTAAAAAATAA